In the genome of bacterium, the window AAAGATAAAACAGGAAAAGAGTAATGAGCTAAATACAATTTTTTAGTGTGCTTTTTGTACAATAAAGTTAGAGCGTATGACTCTTCGAATTGAATATGAGCATCTTTCCCATCATTAAGAAGCGGTCGAAGAGCTTTTTCAATCTTTTTCAAAGTTTTTTCATTCTTAATGTGTTTGGCAAGTTTAGCAATGTTAACAGTTGATCCGAATCTTACCTGCTGTTTTCCCTGTGGAGTAGGGTTGAATGCTATGTTCATCATTTTCGTTTTTCCTTTTGGGCTTTGCCATATTAACTATACATTTAAATTTAATTTATAAAATTTTTTATTAACTTATGGATATTTAAAAAACCCTCAAGAAAAAAATTAATAGCATTCTTTAGTATTGTTTTTTAAAAAATAAAGTACAAAGTGGCAGAGTTTTAAAAGAATTGTTTTAATGTTTCTTAATACTAATTTTTCCCCGAGTTAGGCATCTCAAAAAATTTAAATTTAATGATATAATCAATAAAAAAATAGGAGAAGGAACTTGATAAAAAAAGCAATGATAATGGCGGCAGGAGCCGGAACAAGACTAAACCCCCTAACGGCAAAAATCCCTAAACCAATGGTGCCTGTTGCAAATACGCCGATTATTGAGCTTATTTTAAAACATCTTCAAAAATTTGGAATAAACGATGTTGTAGCCAACACACATTACTGCGCTGAAGCTATTCACAACGCTTTTGGCGGAAAAAACCATCTTGGCGTCAATTTTAGCTATGTATATGAAGAAGCTTTAACAGGAACAGCAGGCGGTTTAAAAAAGTGTGAAAGCTTTTTTGAACAGGGCGAAACTTTTATTGTAGTAAGCGGTGATGCTTTAACTAACGTAAATATTGAAGAATTATACAAACAACATAAAGAATCAGGCGCTCTCGCATCGATTGCACTAAGAGAAGTTCCTGTGGAAGAAGTGGAGCATTTTGGAGTTGTTGTTACAGACGAAAATTCGAAAATCATAGGTTTTCAGGAAAAACCAAAACAGGAAGAAGCCAAGAGCAACCTTGTAAATACAGGAATCTATATTTTTGAGACCGATATTTTTAATTATATCCCTGAAAATACATTCTATGATTTTGCAAAAAATGTTTTCCCTTCCATTATGAAAAATAATGAAATATTTTGCGGGTTTAAAATAAATGATTATTGGAATGATATTGGCACTTTAGCCCAGTATAAATCATCATCTTTTGAAATATTAAACGGAATAGCAGATTTGCAAATGCCTTATAAAGAGTCAAAAGATGGATGGATTGCCGAATCTTCTAAAATCGGCAGCAATGTAACTGTCGAAAATAAAATTGTTGTCGGCGAAAATACTGTAATTGAAGATAATGTGGTTTCTAAAGGCAATAACGTTATTGGAAATAATTGTCTTATCAAGTCAGGTGCGCAAATTAAAGATTCAATTCTCTGGGACAATGTAGTTATTGAAGAAAACGCAAGTCTTGACGGTTGTATAATAGCAAATAATGTTAAAATCAAGGCTGGAGTAAGCCTTGATAAAAATTCTATAGTTCCTCAGGATGTTGTGATTACAAAACCCGAAGATTTATACAAAGAAACAGCGAATGTTTAAATTTAAAGAAATTTAATTAGTCATAGCGCCGGAATGACAAGAATTAAAATACTCTGTAAAGTAAGAAAAATCTTTTACATTCTGTTCCATTTTTTTAATGTCAGATTCTTCAATCCCTTCGTTTTTCTGTGAATTTGTCCAAAATTTAAATTCTGCCGAACCTTCTTGATAACGTCTGGGGTCATCTTTTTCAGGACTTTTTTCTTTTACAGTTGTGCCATGTCCAAACCAATTAGCCATTCCTTCAAATTTTAAAGCTTTTACTGCTGCTTCCGGATCTTTTCCTTCGGCTATAGCGTTTTTTCTGGCTAAATCTTTTTGATCTTCCATAAATTGTTTACTTTGTTCAAAAGCTTGTCGGATTTTATCTGCTTGAGTAATTCCTTG includes:
- a CDS encoding NDP-sugar synthase — encoded protein: MIKKAMIMAAGAGTRLNPLTAKIPKPMVPVANTPIIELILKHLQKFGINDVVANTHYCAEAIHNAFGGKNHLGVNFSYVYEEALTGTAGGLKKCESFFEQGETFIVVSGDALTNVNIEELYKQHKESGALASIALREVPVEEVEHFGVVVTDENSKIIGFQEKPKQEEAKSNLVNTGIYIFETDIFNYIPENTFYDFAKNVFPSIMKNNEIFCGFKINDYWNDIGTLAQYKSSSFEILNGIADLQMPYKESKDGWIAESSKIGSNVTVENKIVVGENTVIEDNVVSKGNNVIGNNCLIKSGAQIKDSILWDNVVIEENASLDGCIIANNVKIKAGVSLDKNSIVPQDVVITKPEDLYKETANV